In a single window of the Coffea eugenioides isolate CCC68of chromosome 3, Ceug_1.0, whole genome shotgun sequence genome:
- the LOC113765420 gene encoding L-type lectin-domain containing receptor kinase IV.1-like, translating to MSFKLIAAILAHFLVHIAAGAAASDDVGFIYQGFQSSNLSLDGLAKITNNGLLQVTNTTISQTGHAFYPNPINFKSTSNGSAFSFSTQFVFAMVPELAVVTGPGMAFVIAPTRGLPGGRSVRFLGLFNGSTIGNRTNHVFAVELDTFQNEEFGDINGNHVGIDINSLRSNVSRPASYQANNKISFDNLTLFSGQPMQLWVEYEGVDRRINVTLAPIADSKPKTPLLSLSYDLSTILQQTMYVGFSASTSPIEGTAHFVLGWSFKVNGDAQALDLSRLPKLPRFGPKKVSKLFTVGLPLICTLLLLTVIFGLAYYLSRKWKFAEVLEDWELAYGPHRFKYKDLYIATKGFRETELLGEGGFGRVYKGVLPTNKAEVAVKKVSHQARQGMREFVAEIVSIGRLRHRNLVSLLGYCRRKGELLLVYEFMSNGSLDRFLYNQPKYTLHWSQRFHVIRGVASGLLYLHEEWEQVVIHRDVKASNVLLDGELNGRLGDFGLARLYDHGTLPQTTHVAGSLGYLAPEYNRAGRATTSTDVYAFGAFVLEVACGRRPIEPRAAPAENIILVDWVFSCWKAGNILRAVDHILGNEYVKEEAELVLKLGLLCSHSEPVIRPSMRQVLLYLEGSVTLPDLSSLAIGICGIGLGFAYGGYEDIKSLSSSSTGKYFSHSVAESLLSGGR from the coding sequence ATGTCATTCAAACTAATAGCAGCAATCTTAGCCCATTTTCTAGTTCACATCGCAGCTGGTGCAGCAGCTTCTGACGATGTTGGGTTCATCTATCAAGgatttcaatcatcaaatcttagCCTGGATGGATTAgccaaaatcaccaataatgGCCTCCTACAAGTAACAAATACCACCATATCACAAACGGGGCATGCCTTCTATCCTAATCCCATCAATTTCAAGAGCACGTCTAACGGTTCAGCTTTCTCCTTTTCCACCCAATTTGTGTTTGCTATGGTACCTGAACTCGCGGTCGTGACCGGTCCGGGAATGGCTTTCGTGATTGCACCAACAAGAGGCCTTCCAGGAGGGCGTTCCGTACGGTTCCTCGGCCTCTTCAATGGAAGCACCATTGGAAATCGAACAAATCACGTTTTTGCAGTGGAGCTTGACACTTTCCAAAACGAAGAATTTGGAGATATCAATGGCAACCATGTTGGTATTGATATTAACTCTTTGAGATCTAATGTATCTCGGCCAGCAAGTTACCAAGCTAATAATAAGATTTCATTTGACAACTTAACTCTTTTCAGCGGTCAACCGATGCAACTTTGGGTGGAATACGAGGGGGTAGATAGGAGAATCAATGTTACATTAGCTCCAATAGCGGATTCTAAACCAAAAACTCCTCTTCTCTCTTTGTCATATGATCTTTCAACAATTTTACAACAAACCATGTATGTTGGTTTTTCTGCATCCACTAGTCCGATTGAAGGGACAGCTCATTTTGTACTGGGATGGAGCTTCAAGGTGAATGGTGATGCACAAGCACTTGATCTCTCTCGGCTCCCTAAGCTACCTCGGTTTGGACCTAAGAAGGTGTCTAAACTTTTCACGGTGGGATTGCCCCTCATTTGCACACTTTTGTTGTTGACTGTAATTTTTGGATTAGCATATTATTTAAGCAGGAAGTGGAAGTTTGCAGAAGTGCTGGAAGATTGGGAGCTTGCCTACGGACCTCACAGGTTCAAGTATAAAGATTTATACATTGCTACCAAGGGGTTTAGAGAAACAGAGCTGTTAGGGGAAGGTGGATTTGGCAGGGTCTACAAAGGCGTTTTGCCAACCAACAAGGCTGAGGTTGCTGTCAAGAAGGTCTCTCATCAAGCAAGACAGGGAATGAGAGAATTTGTAGCAGAAATCGTCAGTATTGGTCGCTTACGCCACAGAAATTTAGTATCGCTCTTGGGTTATTGCCGGCGTAAAGGAGAGTTACTTTTGGTATATGAGTTCATGTCCAACGGTAGTCTAGACAGGTTTCTATACAACCAACCCAAGTATACACTCCACTGGAGCCAAAGATTCCATGTCATCAGAGGTGTAGCATCCGGATTACTCTATCTACATGAAGAATGGGAGCAAGTTGTGATCCACAGAGATGTAAAAGCCAGTAATGTACTGTTAGATGGTGAACTGAATGGACGATTAGGAGATTTCGGGCTGGCAAGGCTATACGACCACGGAACTCTCCCTCAAACCACCCATGTAGCTGGATCTCTTGGCTACCTTGCCCCTGAGTATAATAGGGCAGGGAGGGCCACAACGAGCACTGATGTGTATGCTTTTGGGGCCTTTGTGCTAGAGGTTGCCTGTGGAAGAAGACCTATAGAACCCCGAGCAGCACCAGCAGAGAACATCATTTTGGTTGATTGGGTATTTTCGTGCTGGAAAGCAGGCAATATTCTCCGGGCAGTTGATCATATTTTGGGTAATGAATATGTGAAAGAGGAAGCAGAATTGGTGCTGAAACTCGGCTTGTTATGCTCTCACTCAGAACCAGTGATTAGGCCAAGTATGAGGCAAGTTCTTCTGTACTTGGAGGGATCAGTTACCTTACCAGATTTATCATCACTGGCCATCGGTATTTGTGGTATTGGTCTTGGCTTTGCCTATGGTGGCTATGAAGATATTAAATCGTTATCCTCATCTTCCACAGGCAAATATTTCTCTCATTCTGTGGCAGAATCTCTTCTCTCTggtggtaggtga